atcttgaactttgacgaaaaatttacaggcgtctaaagctagcgaaatgagggatgctcaactaccggacttaccgatagatggctctaccagctgattactgtcgtctgtattgaccgccatattcgaatttggcaagaagtttctctcggtctgtacggtgtataaggaattaagtattatcgaaatggtgatttcttgttccgctttcaattgtacgaagcgatggagtaaggaaagtgacttaccatttcacaggtaataggactaccgatacaatacgataaaaatacagacttagtgcgtttgctaatgcgatgtttttgaacaggtttctcctaaagcacccagagctgctaaagaagtgtGTTACTTCCGTCAAGCGGAAAggttttaatcctacgtcttgcagttctctttgcggaaaccatttgcgacaagatgattacgtagtgagccctagaacgtggaagaaacgtctcaaacccgaagcagtgccatcagtttttgactttccggctcatttgatgccaccaaataaacagcgacgatgacatgttgttaggattttgagtgacaacgaatgCTTCTctatttgaggtagctaattaatttccttgctatgtgtgtgctttttacttttgtgaatttatttcgtacgaacACAAATgagctacataggtctaagcaatgttgtaatacaggtccatatttttgtttttagcgttctgtcatagAATCTGTGCTCGATTTGCCAGCTGCAGAacctactgattgcgtggagaatgttgtcaatgagaattcttccgtggaaagcatgtcccaattatccaatgcagaagctgcgaattgtgtcaaaaacgttagtataaggatgttttcacacgcccaaagttttcttataatattttttcatcaagccttgagatatttcaatcatatataacgaaattatttctttgtttcagagtgcagttggttcttcagtaattgattgtggtatacagtcgaaagtagaaatggaagacaaggcgaccgaaacttgcaattttttctcagacattgcccacgaattaaaacgtaaactgaagtgcgtctgtgaaaaacttcgaagaagagagaagaaagtatgttccatggatgacatcataagttcattgaaggagaatgggcatcttcctaagaagttacataatttcctcaatcatcagaaaggaacacaagtggaattagtgtgcaatttagtgaacaactctctctcgtcaaagggtaatagatacacaacaaatgtgaaaatgtttgtgatgactgtgtacttttattcaccagcagcatgtgattacctgcaaaaattaatgcctctgccccataaatcattgatttccaaatggatggcaagtgtagactgtgaacctggcttcttaaaagatttttttaagtacattgatttgaacccaattgtaagggaccagttcagcgattcatgtctaattgtagacagtatggcaattaggaagcaagtagtttgggaccgaggaactaagcaatacacagtttttttttagactttggtggggaagtttctcagtcaaaagaagtaatagaggcatctaaGGCTCTGACTTTCATGCTtggctctattaaaggcaaatttaaatgcccgattgcatatttctttatcaacggtgtacaggcaaataatcaggccacactgataaaatctgctttgagaggctgcatagttctggcattagggtttggtgtgttacatgtgatggctgcaaggtaaatataagcacttggctgtactttaaatttttccaagggtgattttaaaagccactttcctcatcctgtggaaaaatacaatgtttattgtatctttgagatgtgtcatatgattaagttagccataaatgctgtagcagaagtatctatcgagtctccaactggcattattagatggcatttcattgagcaattgaagaaggtacaacaagaagaaggtatgacatttgtcAACAAACTATCAGAGcaacatataagttatgtaaatagaaaaatgaatgtttcattagctacacagactttgaattctagtgtggcagatagtatagagtttttgaggaggattggtgaaccaaattttaaaggaagtgaagcaacagtagaatttttgtattatattgataggatttttgatattctgaactccagaaatccattaggtaaagggtataagagccccctgagacttgacaacaaatcttattggcttggtattttcagacactaaaaattatatcaaaagcttaaaaattattggtgttccgttgctgctccatgcaagaagtacttttgcttttgggataattttcgaTATGCAATCAGTCGGGCACATAGCTCTGCCAAGTATGCTTCGTGTCgaatctcctctgaagtatttgctgacatataaactgtcacaagatcacatagggcttttttttcctgctttcggcccagaggtggttggaacaacaatccaaatgcataccagttcaaatgtgccatgagaaagtttctcttgggtaacagtgtcactgtaatgaatgagaattgatcaaattttaatgtgtgttgtgtgccacctgtttatgattttcatgcaagaaagcatgtagtagaaagtgttgca
This sequence is a window from Schistocerca nitens isolate TAMUIC-IGC-003100 chromosome 3, iqSchNite1.1, whole genome shotgun sequence. Protein-coding genes within it:
- the LOC126248983 gene encoding uncharacterized protein LOC126248983, which encodes MSEADEALYNRSVIESVLDLPAAEPTDCVENVVNENSSVESMSQLSNAEAANCVKNSAVGSSVIDCGIQSKVEMEDKATETCNFFSDIAHELKRKLKCVCEKLRRREKKVCSMDDIISSLKENGHLPKKLHNFLNHQKGTQVELVCNLVNNSLSSKGNRYTTNVKMFVMTVYFYSPAACDYLQKLMPLPHKSLISKWMASVDCEPGFLKDFFKYIDLNPIVRDQFSDSCLIVDSMAIRKQVVWDRGTKQYTVFF